One Parcubacteria group bacterium DNA window includes the following coding sequences:
- a CDS encoding HK97 gp10 family phage protein — protein sequence MMTVTVTGLDEAARKFAAAPDKLAEGLGRAVRESVRDLHREAVREAPVNRQSGGGNLRQMIGSRASGLSGSVESKAKYSAYVHEGTRPHVIVPRNAKVLANRRTGQFFGRKVNHPGTRANPFLLRALGNVKDRIAAHVEAALSKILL from the coding sequence ATGATGACAGTCACCGTCACCGGACTGGACGAGGCGGCGAGGAAGTTCGCCGCCGCGCCGGACAAGCTCGCGGAGGGCCTCGGCAGGGCCGTGCGTGAGTCCGTGCGCGACCTCCACCGCGAGGCCGTGCGCGAGGCGCCGGTCAACAGGCAGTCGGGCGGCGGCAACCTTCGGCAGATGATAGGCTCGCGCGCGTCGGGGCTGTCCGGCTCGGTCGAGTCCAAGGCGAAGTATTCGGCCTACGTCCACGAGGGAACGCGCCCGCACGTCATCGTCCCCCGCAACGCGAAGGTGCTGGCGAACAGGCGCACCGGCCAGTTCTTCGGGAGGAAGGTCAACCACCCGGGCACCAGGGCAAACCCCTTCCTGCTCCGCGCGCTAGGCAACGTGAAGGACAGGATAGCGGCGCACGTCGAGGCCGCCTTAAGCAAAATCCTCCTATGA